From the genome of Synergistetes bacterium HGW-Synergistetes-1, one region includes:
- a CDS encoding ATPase, translating into MSSQGAYGYAVARIRAMEHRLLDSGVLQRMIDAEDFASILKILGETSYSSALTSQTNGSDFDKVLEADLHSIYEEIRTFVPDKAMVDIMRLQYDFHNVKVLLKSMFNVRTGGKKRWDLLTSLGSYPLDDLIMNVESEEYRLLPFGLNTLIPKCITIWEQSRDVLEVERLIDKRMFEVMLEKAHELDMPGIISWIRTRTDGENIRTLLRLKRFNYDASKALPFLHDGGTIDVSMLASLISEPFETWGRAIEFSDFGKIIGSIDASGGYSDLILSLERVLDDCYMEKIAAGRYSPSAPENIPAYLWAKEMEIKNIRVITVSKRNKGDKDHLRRLMRHGYV; encoded by the coding sequence ATGTCAAGTCAAGGGGCATACGGTTATGCTGTTGCACGTATCCGCGCAATGGAGCATCGCCTTCTTGATTCCGGAGTTTTGCAGAGAATGATCGACGCCGAAGATTTTGCGTCCATCCTCAAGATACTTGGGGAGACATCATATTCCTCCGCGCTTACTTCCCAGACAAACGGGTCTGACTTTGACAAAGTTCTTGAAGCAGACCTGCACAGCATATATGAAGAGATTCGTACCTTCGTCCCTGACAAGGCAATGGTTGATATTATGAGACTGCAGTATGACTTCCATAATGTGAAAGTTCTGCTGAAAAGCATGTTCAATGTCAGGACCGGAGGTAAAAAGAGGTGGGATCTGCTCACATCGCTGGGATCTTATCCTTTGGACGATCTCATCATGAACGTCGAATCGGAAGAATACAGACTTCTTCCATTCGGCCTCAACACTCTGATCCCCAAATGCATAACGATCTGGGAACAGAGCAGGGACGTTCTCGAGGTTGAGAGACTTATCGATAAGAGAATGTTCGAAGTGATGCTTGAAAAAGCTCATGAGCTGGATATGCCTGGGATAATAAGCTGGATCCGGACAAGGACTGACGGAGAGAATATACGGACCCTGCTGAGGCTCAAAAGGTTCAATTACGATGCGTCAAAAGCGCTTCCATTCCTTCACGATGGCGGCACCATTGATGTCAGCATGCTGGCATCCCTTATATCTGAACCGTTTGAAACCTGGGGCAGGGCAATTGAGTTCTCCGATTTCGGAAAAATTATAGGGAGTATTGATGCGTCAGGCGGTTATTCAGACCTCATCCTTTCACTGGAGAGGGTTCTGGATGACTGTTACATGGAGAAGATCGCCGCAGGAAGATACAGCCCTTCTGCTCCTGAGAACATTCCGGCCTACCTTTGGGCCAAGGAAATGGAAATAAAAAACATCAGGGTGATCACGGTCTCCAAAAGAAACAAAGGGGACAAGGACCATCTAAGGAGGCTTATGCGCCATGGCTACGTCTAA
- a CDS encoding permease: protein METMLATISEQLGPMLVILGAALAVGFAGSGSAWGIGIANEAAAGVMTEDPKKFGYALVLLALPGTQGIYGLLVAVLSLQKAGLLGAGGVTLTVWQGLGICFACLPVAISGFYSAIWQGKSSAASILMISKRPEQIGKAVILPAMCETYAVFGLLVSILMLNGIKL, encoded by the coding sequence ATGGAAACAATGCTCGCAACGATTTCCGAACAGCTTGGCCCGATGCTTGTAATACTTGGGGCAGCACTGGCAGTAGGTTTTGCAGGTTCAGGATCTGCATGGGGAATAGGCATAGCCAATGAAGCTGCCGCCGGTGTCATGACTGAGGATCCAAAAAAATTCGGTTATGCGCTCGTCCTTCTTGCCCTTCCCGGAACACAGGGTATATACGGTCTGCTTGTTGCAGTCCTCTCCCTTCAGAAGGCAGGGCTTCTCGGAGCAGGCGGTGTTACCCTTACTGTCTGGCAGGGACTTGGTATTTGTTTTGCATGCCTTCCTGTCGCTATCTCCGGTTTCTATTCTGCTATCTGGCAGGGTAAATCTTCAGCCGCTTCGATCTTGATGATATCCAAGCGTCCGGAGCAGATAGGCAAAGCTGTTATCCTCCCGGCTATGTGTGAAACATATGCAGTCTTTGGGCTTCTTGTCAGTATTTTGATGCTCAATGGCATAAAGCTTTAA
- a CDS encoding V-type ATP synthase subunit I: MALAEMSKARIAVHKSVADELVEKLQALGCCEFTGEGSGAIDSSAMLQLRARQRQIDELLSDVRFTVRLLEPFEVNKGSSIARMLGDIPTIGFSELAAKADEGKFRAFVAELREKEKKATETRAEISRLKGLLTQSMLLNSIKYPLEFFTTGTEMIGGAVYTIPKSSVAGFVSGLGSELGDFVEYQKLPENEKDPVSTFAVLFKKSDLEKIQAIASEFSAGRLDVPKDFELTAEEERVKLTSEIEKTEKEEAVLCAEIASKAEEGLDMARYYGDYWSILSDRIESMISGVPTDDVFIWSFWMPRDCRGMVEKTVRPYESLSEFSLIEPDEGELPPTLLKNPGWASSMEPLTLMYGTPTYGGVDPTSLMAPFFFLFLGMCFGDAGYGLVLSGIFGYFIIKHQLSPTLRKFFIMLTVGMIVSVIFGAFTGSWFGDSITAFPFLSSLVPIKDALQLLDPMNDPMTLLAISLGLGFIQVIFGLLIAFKNSWTNGEHFEALADHGGWILFLCGLLLTGLSSSGMLTGTVASVSKYIAIAGALVLVATQGRTKSNIAGKLFSGVLSLYNVTGYLGDVLSYSRLLALGLGSAAVGMVINLLANLVAGTPYVGIPLAILIFVIGHLFSIAVNLLGAFIHSLRLQYVEFFGKFYDANGKDFTPLRNVTTFARLTEEKQ, translated from the coding sequence ATGGCTCTTGCTGAAATGAGTAAGGCGCGGATAGCTGTTCATAAATCTGTTGCAGATGAGCTTGTAGAAAAATTGCAGGCACTGGGCTGCTGCGAGTTTACAGGAGAGGGCAGCGGTGCGATAGACAGCTCGGCAATGCTCCAGCTTCGGGCCAGGCAGCGTCAGATAGACGAGCTTCTCAGCGATGTAAGATTTACTGTGCGCCTTCTTGAACCATTTGAAGTAAACAAGGGCAGTTCGATCGCCAGGATGTTGGGCGATATTCCTACCATTGGATTTTCTGAGCTTGCGGCAAAAGCTGACGAAGGCAAATTCAGGGCATTTGTTGCGGAACTCCGGGAAAAAGAAAAGAAAGCAACAGAGACCAGAGCGGAAATTTCCAGGCTCAAGGGTCTTCTTACGCAGTCAATGCTCCTTAATTCGATCAAATATCCTCTGGAATTTTTTACAACAGGTACAGAAATGATAGGCGGGGCTGTTTACACAATACCAAAGTCATCTGTTGCCGGGTTTGTCTCAGGGCTTGGATCAGAACTTGGCGATTTTGTTGAATACCAGAAGCTCCCCGAAAATGAAAAAGACCCTGTTTCAACATTTGCAGTACTTTTCAAAAAATCTGACCTGGAAAAAATACAGGCCATTGCTTCCGAATTTTCTGCAGGAAGGCTCGACGTACCTAAAGATTTTGAGCTGACTGCCGAAGAAGAACGCGTAAAGCTGACTTCGGAAATAGAAAAAACAGAGAAGGAAGAAGCAGTACTCTGTGCGGAGATCGCATCAAAGGCGGAGGAAGGTCTTGATATGGCACGCTACTACGGGGATTACTGGAGCATACTCAGTGACAGGATAGAATCCATGATCTCGGGCGTACCGACAGATGATGTTTTTATCTGGTCTTTCTGGATGCCCAGGGATTGCCGGGGCATGGTAGAGAAAACTGTCCGTCCCTATGAGTCACTCTCTGAATTTTCACTTATAGAACCTGATGAAGGTGAGCTGCCCCCGACGCTGCTCAAAAATCCGGGCTGGGCATCTTCGATGGAACCTCTTACCCTTATGTACGGTACCCCCACTTATGGAGGAGTTGATCCGACGTCTCTAATGGCGCCATTTTTCTTCCTTTTCCTTGGGATGTGTTTCGGCGATGCCGGATACGGTCTGGTATTAAGCGGAATATTCGGGTACTTTATCATTAAACACCAACTTTCACCTACACTGCGCAAATTTTTTATCATGCTTACTGTTGGAATGATAGTCTCCGTCATTTTCGGGGCTTTTACCGGCTCCTGGTTCGGTGACAGCATTACGGCATTCCCGTTCCTCAGCTCACTTGTGCCAATTAAGGATGCTTTGCAGCTCCTGGATCCGATGAATGATCCCATGACGCTGCTCGCGATCTCGCTGGGACTGGGATTCATACAGGTCATCTTTGGTCTTTTGATAGCCTTCAAGAACAGCTGGACCAACGGAGAGCACTTTGAAGCTCTGGCCGATCACGGAGGATGGATATTGTTCCTGTGCGGCCTTCTGCTTACAGGGCTCAGTTCTTCCGGGATGCTGACAGGTACAGTGGCTTCCGTCTCAAAATACATTGCCATTGCCGGGGCGCTGGTCCTTGTTGCGACGCAGGGAAGGACAAAATCAAACATTGCAGGCAAGCTCTTCTCCGGTGTTTTGAGTCTCTACAACGTAACAGGCTATCTCGGAGATGTGCTCAGCTACAGCAGACTGCTGGCCCTGGGTCTCGGATCTGCAGCCGTCGGAATGGTAATAAACCTGCTTGCAAATCTCGTTGCCGGGACACCTTATGTCGGAATACCTCTGGCCATACTGATTTTTGTAATAGGGCACCTTTTCAGTATAGCTGTCAACCTTCTTGGGGCTTTCATCCACTCACTGAGGCTTCAGTATGTGGAGTTCTTTGGTAAGTTTTACGACGCGAACGGGAAAGATTTTACTCCGTTGCGCAATGTGACAACGTTTGCCCGCTTGACAGAAGAAAAACAATAG
- a CDS encoding ABC transporter — protein MTWLSIEDLKKKYSLEDMNVDALSGIDLEIDQGGFIVIVGRSGSGKTTLLRILAGLEQQTEGRILFKGRVCDQEHPLPVGMVFQEPRLLPWLSVENNILFPFHPEDRAKDLHSKATGLLKMLGLEEYGNAMPHQLSGGMAQRVALGRALSCDPEIVLLDEPLGALDYFTRRALQRELVRIYLEGGKTFLMVTHDVGEALRLGTRVIVLKKGKIEASIPIGLEYPRDRHCETFQTLLDEVLSALDDAE, from the coding sequence TTGACCTGGCTCAGCATTGAAGACCTGAAAAAAAAATATTCACTTGAAGATATGAATGTAGATGCCCTAAGTGGTATCGATCTGGAAATAGATCAAGGCGGCTTCATTGTAATAGTAGGAAGGAGCGGTTCTGGCAAGACCACACTGCTCAGGATACTGGCAGGTCTTGAACAGCAGACAGAGGGCAGGATATTATTTAAAGGCAGAGTCTGCGATCAGGAACATCCGCTTCCCGTAGGGATGGTCTTTCAGGAGCCCCGCCTCCTTCCCTGGCTTTCTGTCGAAAACAATATCCTTTTTCCCTTTCATCCGGAAGACAGGGCTAAAGATCTGCATTCAAAGGCAACCGGCCTGTTGAAGATGCTTGGACTTGAGGAATATGGAAATGCGATGCCGCACCAGCTTTCTGGAGGGATGGCACAGAGGGTCGCCCTAGGGAGGGCTCTGTCGTGTGATCCTGAGATAGTCCTTCTGGATGAACCTCTAGGGGCACTGGATTATTTTACCAGAAGGGCACTGCAGCGTGAACTTGTAAGGATATATTTGGAGGGAGGCAAAACCTTCCTCATGGTGACGCATGACGTAGGGGAGGCCCTCAGGCTCGGAACACGTGTTATCGTCCTGAAAAAGGGAAAGATCGAGGCCTCCATCCCGATAGGGCTTGAATATCCAAGGGACCGTCACTGTGAAACTTTCCAGACCCTGCTTGATGAAGTACTGTCGGCCCTCGACGACGCTGAGTAA
- a CDS encoding ABC transporter permease: MKFEKENLLESGLILPVLLLFLWWAGSNAGWWNAFLLPSPEKVIDSFVLSIQNGELQKHVWASLERIIKGFGLSASIALSLALLCSWFPPLLVQLEPTLEFLRHIPPMSVIPMLILWFGIGEAPKIILIILATFFPVFMNALQGIRDCDPKLIEVATVFGYKKWHQFKFVILPSAIPSILTGLRLGLGYSWRSLVAAELVAASSGLGYMILDAEQLSRSDVVLMGIFVIGALGAFLDYGFLWAMKHYLKRGIEA; the protein is encoded by the coding sequence ATGAAATTCGAAAAAGAGAATTTGCTGGAAAGCGGTCTGATATTGCCTGTACTGTTATTATTCCTTTGGTGGGCAGGTTCAAACGCAGGCTGGTGGAATGCTTTTCTTCTCCCTTCCCCGGAAAAAGTCATTGATTCTTTCGTCCTGTCGATTCAGAACGGAGAGCTGCAAAAGCACGTCTGGGCCAGCCTTGAGAGGATCATAAAAGGATTCGGACTCTCTGCGTCCATTGCGCTTTCACTTGCACTTCTCTGCTCATGGTTCCCGCCCTTGCTGGTACAGCTTGAGCCCACACTGGAATTTTTGAGGCATATACCGCCCATGTCGGTTATTCCCATGCTTATCCTCTGGTTTGGGATAGGAGAGGCTCCGAAGATAATTCTTATAATCCTTGCTACATTTTTCCCTGTGTTCATGAACGCACTTCAGGGCATAAGGGACTGCGATCCCAAACTGATCGAGGTAGCAACGGTATTTGGCTACAAAAAGTGGCATCAGTTCAAGTTTGTCATACTGCCTTCGGCGATACCGTCGATACTTACCGGACTCAGACTTGGCCTTGGTTACAGCTGGCGCTCACTCGTGGCTGCGGAGCTTGTTGCGGCATCTTCAGGGCTGGGGTATATGATACTTGATGCTGAACAGCTTTCCCGTTCAGACGTTGTCCTCATGGGCATATTTGTGATCGGAGCTCTGGGAGCTTTCCTGGACTATGGTTTTCTCTGGGCAATGAAGCACTACCTCAAGAGAGGTATCGAAGCTTGA
- a CDS encoding flavin reductase family protein — protein MGKVTWKPGTMLYPIPPVMVSCGTMERPNVITVAWTGIVNSDPAMTYISVRPERYSHELITASSEFVINLTTEALIWTADYCGVKSGRDIDKFSLPSITAIPASEVSAPMIEESPLSLECRVDRILRLGTHDMFLSKIVAVNADEKLIDSNGRLHLEKARLVATSHGKYFSLGKQLGTFGYSVKKKNKK, from the coding sequence TTGGGAAAAGTGACCTGGAAGCCTGGGACCATGCTTTATCCTATCCCGCCCGTCATGGTCTCGTGCGGTACGATGGAAAGACCCAATGTCATAACAGTAGCCTGGACCGGGATCGTAAATTCCGATCCGGCAATGACCTACATATCAGTCAGACCGGAGCGTTACTCGCACGAACTGATAACGGCTTCTTCAGAGTTTGTAATAAACCTCACTACGGAGGCGCTGATATGGACCGCCGATTACTGCGGTGTAAAGTCCGGAAGGGACATAGACAAATTTTCACTGCCGTCAATAACCGCGATCCCGGCTTCAGAAGTGAGTGCGCCCATGATAGAGGAAAGTCCGCTCAGCCTCGAATGCCGCGTAGATCGCATACTCAGGCTCGGCACTCATGACATGTTCCTTTCAAAAATTGTTGCGGTAAACGCAGATGAAAAGCTTATCGACAGCAATGGCAGACTTCACCTTGAAAAAGCCCGCTTAGTTGCAACAAGCCACGGGAAATATTTCTCACTAGGAAAACAGCTCGGTACTTTCGGCTACTCTGTTAAGAAAAAAAATAAAAAATGA
- a CDS encoding acetyl-CoA C-acyltransferase: MAKAVILSASRTAGGKFGGQFSKLSAVDLGAAALKETIIRSGASADAVEEVIMGNGWQAGVGANPARNAMFKAGIDQSVPAFTVNIRCGSGLRTIMLAADRIRLGDAHTILAGGMESATNTPFILRDARWGMRMGEKKAEDVLHADGFICPLAGRLMGEITEDVVIQEFSITRQEQDEFSYHSHMKAVDAIEKGLFKDEIVQVILKDRKKGELILDTDEIPRKDTSIESLAKLPVIFKKDGTITAGSSSALCDAGSAVMVAGDDWAKAQGLRPIAEILSYSAAAVDAEHFPIAPVKAMDIALKKAGMTMDDMELIEINEAFAAQVIACHRKMPFDMGRLNVHGGAIALGHPIGASGAKILTTLVYALKQQGKSVGIASACIGGGQGVAMVVRLI, encoded by the coding sequence ATGGCTAAAGCAGTAATATTGAGCGCCAGCAGGACAGCAGGAGGAAAATTCGGAGGACAGTTCTCTAAACTTTCTGCAGTGGATCTTGGAGCAGCTGCCTTAAAAGAGACTATTATCCGTTCAGGCGCATCCGCTGATGCGGTCGAAGAAGTAATTATGGGAAATGGCTGGCAAGCAGGCGTCGGAGCAAACCCGGCCAGGAATGCCATGTTCAAAGCGGGGATAGACCAGTCCGTGCCGGCATTCACTGTAAATATCCGCTGCGGTTCCGGGCTGCGCACTATAATGCTCGCTGCTGACAGGATTCGCCTGGGAGATGCTCACACGATACTGGCAGGAGGAATGGAGAGTGCGACCAATACTCCCTTCATACTCAGGGATGCCAGATGGGGCATGAGGATGGGTGAGAAAAAGGCCGAAGACGTTCTTCATGCAGATGGATTTATCTGCCCTCTGGCAGGCCGCCTCATGGGTGAGATCACAGAGGATGTTGTGATCCAGGAATTTTCGATCACACGCCAGGAACAGGATGAATTCTCTTATCACAGCCATATGAAAGCTGTCGATGCCATAGAAAAAGGGCTTTTTAAGGACGAGATAGTGCAGGTGATCCTGAAGGACAGGAAGAAGGGAGAGCTTATCTTAGACACAGATGAGATCCCCAGAAAAGATACCTCGATAGAATCACTTGCAAAACTGCCCGTGATCTTCAAAAAGGATGGTACTATCACAGCAGGCTCAAGCTCCGCACTATGTGATGCGGGAAGCGCTGTAATGGTCGCCGGCGATGATTGGGCCAAAGCGCAGGGTCTCAGGCCTATCGCCGAAATATTAAGTTACTCGGCGGCAGCAGTCGACGCTGAACATTTCCCGATAGCACCTGTAAAGGCAATGGACATTGCGCTGAAAAAAGCAGGTATGACCATGGATGACATGGAGCTGATCGAGATAAATGAAGCATTTGCGGCACAGGTAATAGCATGTCACCGTAAGATGCCCTTTGATATGGGCCGACTGAATGTCCACGGGGGTGCGATAGCTCTTGGACATCCCATCGGAGCAAGCGGTGCCAAGATACTGACGACCCTCGTGTACGCACTGAAGCAGCAGGGCAAAAGTGTAGGCATCGCCAGCGCCTGCATAGGCGGAGGCCAGGGTGTGGCAATGGTGGTAAGACTCATCTGA
- a CDS encoding succinyl-CoA--3-ketoacid-CoA transferase, whose product MLPELDECIIKERIAKRIALEFSEGQVVNLGIGIPTLVSDYIPEGVHIIFQAENGAIGIGPAPAEPDLRCIGAGGRIISMLPGGSFFASDTSFGLIRGGHVDATVLGTLEVNQTGDIANWVVPGKSVPGMGGAMDLVVGAKKVYIATTHTTKKGGAKILKQCRLPLTAVGVASMIVTEFAVFSIADGKMTLIEKAPEVTLEQIREHTEAEFDVADPLHPIKGMEVA is encoded by the coding sequence ATGCTTCCAGAACTTGATGAATGCATTATAAAGGAAAGAATAGCCAAACGGATAGCACTGGAATTTTCAGAAGGACAGGTAGTGAACCTTGGAATAGGCATACCGACACTTGTTTCAGATTATATTCCCGAAGGTGTCCACATAATTTTTCAGGCTGAAAACGGAGCTATCGGCATAGGCCCTGCTCCGGCGGAACCAGATCTCAGATGTATTGGAGCCGGTGGGCGCATAATATCGATGCTTCCAGGAGGAAGTTTTTTTGCAAGCGATACAAGTTTCGGGCTCATAAGAGGAGGGCATGTCGACGCAACGGTACTTGGCACGCTTGAGGTAAATCAGACAGGAGATATTGCGAACTGGGTCGTTCCGGGCAAAAGCGTTCCAGGGATGGGCGGAGCGATGGATCTAGTCGTAGGAGCAAAAAAAGTGTACATAGCGACGACACACACCACTAAAAAGGGTGGGGCAAAAATACTGAAACAATGCAGACTTCCCCTTACGGCAGTAGGAGTCGCGAGTATGATAGTGACGGAATTCGCAGTATTTTCAATAGCTGACGGCAAAATGACGCTGATCGAAAAAGCGCCCGAAGTAACACTTGAGCAGATCAGGGAACATACCGAGGCTGAGTTTGATGTGGCTGATCCGCTCCACCCGATAAAGGGAATGGAGGTCGCATGA
- a CDS encoding branched-chain amino acid dehydrogenase: MTKKIIKPVVSAQEAVKCIKPGDTIMVGGFNYGGIPYTLVDALFEAGTDQLTMIANDTAYENVGHGKLVAAGRIKKVIASHVGLNKKTGEYFNSGKMELELSPQGTFVERIRAGGFGLGGFLTPTGVGTIVEEGKQVLEVNGRKFILELPLRADVSLVRAYKADRMGNLIYKGTNQNFNPAMATAAEIVIAEVDSVVDVGELDPNEIITQGILVDMIVVKGGSYYASRT; this comes from the coding sequence ATGACTAAAAAAATTATCAAACCGGTTGTCTCTGCGCAAGAAGCAGTGAAATGCATCAAACCGGGCGACACGATAATGGTGGGGGGATTCAATTATGGAGGAATACCCTACACGCTTGTCGACGCGCTATTTGAAGCCGGAACAGATCAGCTGACCATGATCGCTAACGATACCGCATATGAAAATGTGGGGCATGGAAAACTGGTCGCCGCAGGCAGGATAAAGAAAGTAATTGCATCCCATGTCGGTCTCAACAAAAAAACCGGCGAGTATTTCAATTCAGGCAAAATGGAACTTGAACTCTCGCCTCAGGGGACTTTCGTTGAACGTATAAGAGCTGGCGGATTCGGCCTCGGTGGTTTTCTTACTCCTACAGGAGTGGGAACGATTGTTGAAGAGGGCAAACAGGTGCTCGAAGTAAACGGAAGAAAATTCATCCTGGAGCTCCCCCTAAGGGCCGATGTATCCCTGGTGAGGGCGTACAAGGCTGACCGTATGGGCAACCTCATATACAAAGGCACCAACCAGAACTTCAACCCGGCTATGGCAACTGCCGCGGAGATCGTTATTGCTGAGGTCGACTCAGTGGTGGACGTGGGAGAGCTTGATCCGAATGAAATAATAACACAGGGGATCCTTGTGGACATGATAGTTGTGAAAGGAGGTTCATACTATGCTTCCAGAACTTGA
- a CDS encoding TRAP transporter substrate-binding protein produces MKKRNIIALGIITVMLFAGIASAMTFITIGSGGVGGTYYPLGGVMAELLTKGGMDIKATSRSTAASKENCRLVASNKAQIGMTMGSTLYQAYTGTEAFQQDGKLPLLTLMNMYAAPQHLVTTTKTGIKTFADLKGKKISLGAPGGGDQLLSLMILEAAGWDPEKDINKQQLTQPEAVTALKDGNIDAAFFNFAAPGSAIMEIAAVRDVVMISLPDDVIDKVTKKHQFLLKYTIEKGTYTKQDQPCKTVADANFLVVNGKMTEKVAYDCLKTFIDKKDELMKVTPHAVNFVPQKASVGIIPFHPGAIKYFKEQGITVK; encoded by the coding sequence ATGAAGAAGAGGAATATTATCGCACTCGGAATTATCACAGTTATGCTTTTTGCAGGGATCGCGTCTGCAATGACCTTCATCACGATCGGATCAGGCGGAGTCGGAGGAACATACTACCCGTTGGGCGGAGTCATGGCTGAACTGCTGACCAAGGGCGGCATGGACATCAAGGCAACATCGCGCTCTACAGCGGCATCCAAAGAGAATTGCCGTCTTGTAGCATCAAATAAGGCCCAGATAGGTATGACCATGGGTTCTACTCTCTATCAGGCCTACACGGGAACTGAGGCTTTCCAGCAGGACGGAAAACTCCCGCTCCTCACCCTAATGAACATGTATGCAGCTCCCCAGCACCTTGTAACGACAACAAAAACAGGCATTAAGACATTCGCTGACCTTAAGGGCAAGAAAATATCGCTCGGCGCCCCTGGCGGCGGAGACCAGCTTCTTTCCCTGATGATCCTTGAGGCCGCAGGCTGGGACCCTGAAAAGGATATCAACAAGCAGCAGCTTACTCAGCCCGAAGCAGTAACAGCCCTTAAGGACGGGAATATCGACGCAGCTTTCTTCAATTTTGCAGCTCCCGGATCAGCGATCATGGAGATCGCGGCTGTTCGTGACGTAGTCATGATATCTCTTCCCGATGACGTTATCGATAAGGTTACCAAGAAGCACCAGTTCCTCCTGAAATACACCATCGAAAAGGGAACCTACACAAAACAGGATCAGCCCTGTAAGACTGTGGCTGACGCCAACTTCCTCGTAGTTAACGGAAAAATGACAGAAAAAGTTGCATACGACTGTCTGAAGACTTTCATTGACAAAAAAGATGAACTTATGAAAGTAACTCCGCATGCGGTCAACTTTGTTCCTCAGAAGGCATCCGTAGGTATCATTCCTTTCCACCCGGGAGCGATCAAGTACTTCAAGGAGCAGGGAATAACAGTTAAGTAG
- a CDS encoding aspartate aminotransferase family protein, with the protein MLQHAFPRSFKTNYIEADHGEGIYIYDTEGKKYLDGCCGALISNLGHCNKEVIDAVKAQYGKIEFAHPSRWRCSIVEEAASAVAETAPGDLDQVWFVSGGSEAIESAVKLARQYFVERDGPATSKHLTIGRWNSYHGSTIGTMAIAGSMARRRVFSPLFRESPKIAAAYCYRCEFGAEYPSCGMMCAKHLEKMIKIIGPQYVSSFIAEPLVGSTVGAITPPDEYWPMIRDICTKYDVLLISDEVMTGCGRTGKNFAVDHWNVVPDIIATAKGLAAGYVPTGGIIARNGLVEEIKNGSGSFMHGHTYNGNPISAAAVCAVFKYMKEHKLVENAAAMGEILGAGVKKIAAGNPIVGDVRGKGLMWGFELVKDKAAREPFEKTGAANVATKECVDRGLIIYPGSGQVDGLLGDNFIVAPPLIINEQQVGELLEKLAAGLDAAAKKLV; encoded by the coding sequence ATGTTACAGCACGCATTTCCTCGAAGTTTCAAAACAAACTACATCGAAGCGGATCATGGAGAGGGTATCTATATATATGATACCGAAGGCAAAAAGTATCTTGACGGATGCTGCGGAGCTCTGATCTCAAACCTTGGTCACTGCAATAAGGAAGTCATTGATGCAGTTAAAGCGCAGTATGGGAAGATCGAATTTGCCCATCCTTCACGCTGGCGCTGTTCAATAGTTGAAGAGGCGGCATCTGCTGTTGCAGAAACAGCTCCCGGTGACCTGGACCAGGTCTGGTTTGTAAGCGGCGGCAGCGAAGCGATAGAGTCCGCAGTCAAATTGGCGAGACAGTACTTTGTTGAAAGGGACGGACCTGCCACAAGCAAACATCTGACGATCGGCCGCTGGAATTCTTACCATGGCAGCACGATCGGTACTATGGCCATAGCCGGATCCATGGCGCGCCGCAGGGTATTTTCGCCGCTGTTCAGGGAATCTCCCAAAATAGCTGCCGCATATTGTTACCGCTGTGAGTTCGGGGCTGAATATCCCTCATGCGGAATGATGTGTGCAAAGCATCTTGAAAAAATGATAAAGATAATAGGTCCCCAGTATGTTTCGTCCTTCATAGCGGAGCCTCTTGTGGGTTCAACAGTCGGTGCGATCACGCCGCCGGATGAATATTGGCCCATGATAAGAGATATCTGCACCAAATATGACGTTCTTCTTATTTCTGATGAAGTAATGACAGGGTGCGGAAGGACAGGAAAGAATTTTGCAGTCGATCACTGGAATGTGGTGCCTGACATCATCGCGACTGCGAAGGGGCTTGCCGCGGGTTATGTGCCTACAGGCGGGATAATCGCAAGAAACGGTCTTGTTGAAGAGATAAAAAACGGAAGCGGATCTTTTATGCATGGCCACACCTATAACGGAAACCCGATAAGCGCTGCCGCTGTATGTGCAGTTTTCAAGTACATGAAGGAACACAAGCTGGTCGAGAACGCTGCCGCAATGGGGGAGATACTTGGGGCAGGAGTAAAAAAGATAGCAGCAGGAAACCCGATAGTGGGCGATGTACGCGGCAAAGGCCTTATGTGGGGATTCGAACTGGTGAAGGACAAAGCTGCCAGAGAGCCCTTTGAAAAAACCGGAGCAGCAAATGTTGCCACGAAGGAATGCGTGGACAGGGGACTGATCATTTATCCCGGTTCAGGTCAGGTGGACGGACTTTTGGGAGACAATTTCATTGTCGCTCCTCCTCTTATCATCAACGAGCAACAGGTGGGCGAACTGCTTGAAAAACTTGCAGCAGGCCTCGATGCCGCAGCGAAAAAGTTAGTATGA